A single region of the Planctomycetota bacterium genome encodes:
- a CDS encoding tetratricopeptide repeat protein yields MNTKQKYITMGRLVEEYLDKVKQGEKISINDWAELHKKEAPKEELKEQLRMGVLLTKVGESPYPRPELTNEQRQRIKKNTLDYYDKQQPLMAQKTKANQYLSDAADAFGKQDYKTTRDLLNKATEIHLEVKNDVWLGFEYSIFGVLGILEGDFDSAIENFEKSNGFYQKTSEIKARIGVLGHLGMVYLTLNKLDQSEKSFSEMLQPAAEIDLPGAIMTALNNLGLIELARGRSLEAFELFQKTLTLAQEHKDKETQAIAYGNMAEAAENGRGHKTAIELYHKSLTLSRGGKYHRLIAGAAARLGALYASHNKLDEASQLFNEAASAIDQLRGASTEPTAVKFRRTLGSFGMPSTEEVLTDFRRRIKEEQTVMV; encoded by the coding sequence ATGAATACCAAGCAAAAATATATAACGATGGGCCGTCTGGTGGAAGAGTATCTTGACAAGGTCAAGCAAGGCGAGAAGATTTCCATAAACGATTGGGCTGAACTGCACAAGAAGGAAGCGCCTAAAGAGGAGTTAAAGGAACAGTTGCGGATGGGCGTCCTGTTGACCAAGGTCGGTGAAAGCCCTTATCCCAGGCCGGAACTGACTAACGAGCAACGACAGCGCATCAAGAAGAACACCCTTGATTACTATGATAAGCAACAGCCCCTGATGGCCCAGAAGACCAAGGCGAACCAGTATCTCTCTGATGCGGCTGACGCCTTCGGGAAACAGGATTACAAAACCACCAGGGATTTGCTTAACAAGGCCACAGAGATTCATTTAGAGGTAAAGAATGACGTGTGGCTGGGATTTGAGTATTCCATCTTTGGCGTACTTGGAATTCTTGAGGGCGACTTTGATTCGGCCATAGAGAATTTTGAGAAGTCAAACGGGTTTTACCAAAAGACAAGCGAGATTAAGGCCAGAATCGGCGTGCTGGGGCATCTGGGAATGGTTTATCTGACTCTCAATAAACTGGACCAGTCCGAGAAGTCATTTAGTGAGATGCTTCAACCGGCCGCAGAGATTGATTTGCCCGGCGCCATAATGACTGCGCTTAATAATCTGGGCTTAATTGAATTAGCCCGGGGCAGGTCCCTGGAGGCCTTTGAGTTGTTCCAGAAGACGCTCACCCTGGCCCAGGAACATAAAGACAAGGAAACCCAGGCCATTGCCTACGGTAATATGGCCGAGGCGGCCGAAAACGGCCGGGGACACAAGACCGCCATAGAACTCTATCACAAATCCCTGACGCTCTCAAGGGGAGGCAAATATCATCGCCTGATTGCCGGAGCCGCGGCCCGGCTCGGCGCCCTCTATGCCTCGCACAACAAATTGGACGAGGCCAGCCAGTTATTCAACGAGGCGGCCAGTGCGATTGACCAACTCCGAGGGGCTTCTACTGAACCAACTGCGGTCAAGTTCAGGCGGACCCTTGGTTCGTTCGGAATGCCCTCTACTGAAGAGGTGCTGACGGATTTCAGGAGAAGGATTAAAGAGGAGCAAACGGTTATGGTATAA
- a CDS encoding sigma-70 family RNA polymerase sigma factor produces MKDEQVNEKELLDLTRQGGEPAKEAMAKLYELYHGYVEKEARRCLYSTEDLDEFTQEVWKRVVDRIQFYKGDSLKGLLGKAYFGGGKPQGIIGNYYLEFIRAKSPGYYDPDKDEDDKDDKPWKRIKIHSLYTPIGQAKDDFGGEKTLYLIDIIPAGTGMPMDFPFSDEAKQVVREEVQKLPKMYRYVVLMKYFDGRSCQEIAELLNISCDDVRQRLSRSYDKLKEQLIERMIENPVADISRYMRRKHNKNR; encoded by the coding sequence ATGAAAGACGAACAAGTTAATGAAAAGGAGTTGCTTGACCTTACCAGACAAGGGGGCGAACCGGCCAAGGAGGCAATGGCAAAACTCTACGAACTCTACCACGGTTATGTGGAAAAGGAGGCGCGCAGGTGCCTGTATTCCACCGAGGACCTGGACGAGTTCACTCAGGAGGTCTGGAAACGGGTGGTTGACCGGATACAATTTTATAAGGGCGACTCGCTAAAGGGCCTGCTCGGTAAGGCATATTTCGGCGGAGGAAAACCCCAGGGCATCATCGGAAATTATTACCTTGAGTTCATCAGGGCCAAATCGCCGGGCTATTACGACCCGGATAAAGATGAAGATGATAAAGATGATAAGCCCTGGAAGCGGATAAAAATCCATTCATTATATACTCCGATTGGCCAGGCGAAAGATGACTTCGGCGGCGAGAAGACGCTATACCTGATAGACATAATCCCGGCCGGCACAGGTATGCCGATGGACTTTCCCTTCAGTGATGAAGCCAAACAGGTGGTGCGCGAAGAGGTGCAAAAGTTACCCAAGATGTATCGCTATGTGGTCCTGATGAAATACTTTGACGGGCGTTCCTGCCAGGAAATCGCCGAGCTTTTAAATATATCCTGTGACGATGTCCGGCAGCGGCTCAGCCGGTCTTATGATAAACTTAAGGAGCAACTCATTGAGCGGATGATTGAAAACCCCGTGGCGGATATAAGCAGATATATGAGAAGGAAACATAATAAAAATAGGTAG
- a CDS encoding DUF4139 domain-containing protein produces the protein MKLKKLLATAIVAIALTSAMAAAQTTEEKDKTAPPVRKIVLYKHGMGYFERVGKIRDDAVVTLDFKTDQMQDLLTSLYAIDYGKDCKITSIGYDSKDPIDKQLENILIRVPEGSALTQFVTQLKGVRVEIKVGTETARGSILGIEPVSQKVDDAVLTAFKVVLLKEDGAIQPFNLFDVSSMKILDARIQEDLQRILDIYKNSKYTDRKQVRIQTVGKGERNIQIGYLIEMPIWKTSYRLILAEEPAAKPYLQGWAIMENPTDEDWKDVNISFVAGNPISFKLDLYTSYYPQRPVINLASIIPLVGGLIAMDKFAQSDMGLDLSLAEESMEKDNNYDAKGYGGGARKSKRVAAGYMDAPASPGAPAPSMSQMLARSVSSIASGVQIGELFAYESKSPISVGRRQAAMVPIVTEFMDGSKILYYRAAVSPKLMNAFYLTNSSKLTLETGPVNLFEGSTAVGEGLLKQSLQPGMKEIIPFAIEAGCSIETIGKDEYKPIHKASFVNGVMVLRQFLLKETAYKCINKSPKGFTFYLDHPKSGGYTLIDTAKPEEEVAGYYRFKMDLAVGKTLEFKVSEQQEVASQVYVQNQSLDQIRFYLEQGYLSGKAKGLLKDVVGYMNSIAEYERVIQEARKESEKLVNDQERYRKNMQILNTNNPKESEKRAEYLERLTKIEERLEKLDNTIRETSEKQRIIRAELNQKVQGFTEE, from the coding sequence ATGAAACTGAAGAAACTATTGGCTACCGCAATCGTAGCCATTGCGCTAACCTCTGCAATGGCCGCAGCCCAGACCACGGAGGAGAAGGACAAGACCGCTCCGCCGGTCAGGAAAATCGTGCTCTACAAGCACGGCATGGGCTATTTCGAGCGCGTCGGCAAAATCAGGGACGATGCCGTCGTGACTCTCGACTTCAAGACCGACCAGATGCAGGACCTGCTGACCTCGCTCTATGCCATCGACTACGGCAAGGACTGCAAGATCACCTCCATCGGCTACGATTCCAAGGACCCGATTGACAAGCAACTGGAGAATATCCTGATTCGGGTGCCTGAGGGCTCGGCCCTGACCCAGTTCGTTACTCAGCTCAAGGGCGTCCGGGTGGAAATTAAGGTCGGCACCGAGACGGCCCGGGGCAGTATCCTGGGCATCGAGCCGGTCAGCCAGAAAGTTGATGACGCGGTCCTGACCGCCTTCAAGGTGGTCTTGTTAAAGGAAGACGGCGCCATCCAGCCCTTCAACCTCTTCGACGTCTCGTCCATGAAAATCCTGGACGCGCGCATCCAGGAAGACCTCCAACGCATCCTGGACATCTACAAGAACTCCAAATACACGGACCGCAAGCAGGTGCGCATCCAGACCGTGGGCAAGGGCGAGCGCAATATCCAGATCGGCTACCTGATAGAAATGCCCATCTGGAAGACCTCGTACCGGCTCATCCTGGCTGAAGAACCCGCGGCCAAGCCCTATCTCCAGGGCTGGGCAATAATGGAAAACCCGACCGACGAGGACTGGAAGGACGTCAACATCTCTTTTGTGGCCGGCAATCCCATCTCGTTCAAACTGGATTTATACACCTCGTATTATCCCCAGCGTCCGGTGATAAACCTGGCCAGCATCATACCGCTGGTTGGCGGATTGATTGCAATGGATAAGTTTGCCCAAAGTGATATGGGTCTTGATTTAAGTCTAGCGGAAGAATCTATGGAAAAAGATAACAACTACGATGCCAAGGGCTATGGCGGCGGCGCCCGTAAAAGCAAAAGGGTTGCTGCTGGCTACATGGATGCGCCGGCATCTCCGGGTGCGCCAGCTCCGTCAATGTCCCAGATGCTGGCCCGGTCGGTTAGTTCCATCGCCAGCGGCGTGCAAATCGGCGAGCTCTTTGCCTACGAATCCAAATCGCCTATCAGCGTCGGCCGGCGCCAGGCCGCCATGGTCCCGATTGTCACCGAATTTATGGACGGCTCCAAGATTCTCTATTACCGGGCCGCGGTCTCGCCCAAGCTCATGAACGCATTCTATTTAACCAACTCCTCCAAGCTGACATTGGAGACCGGGCCGGTCAACCTCTTTGAGGGTTCGACCGCGGTCGGCGAGGGACTGCTCAAGCAATCGCTCCAGCCCGGGATGAAGGAAATCATTCCCTTTGCCATCGAGGCCGGCTGCTCCATCGAAACCATCGGCAAGGACGAATACAAGCCGATTCACAAGGCCAGCTTCGTCAACGGCGTCATGGTCCTCAGGCAGTTCCTTCTCAAGGAAACGGCCTATAAGTGCATCAACAAGAGCCCCAAGGGTTTTACCTTCTATTTAGACCATCCCAAGTCCGGCGGGTATACCCTGATAGATACGGCTAAGCCCGAAGAAGAGGTGGCCGGGTACTACAGGTTCAAGATGGATTTGGCAGTCGGGAAAACATTAGAATTCAAGGTATCGGAACAGCAGGAGGTGGCATCGCAGGTCTATGTTCAGAACCAGTCCCTGGACCAAATCCGGTTCTATCTGGAACAGGGTTATCTCTCCGGCAAGGCTAAGGGCCTGCTTAAAGACGTGGTCGGCTATATGAACAGCATCGCCGAATATGAACGGGTGATTCAGGAGGCCCGGAAAGAGAGCGAAAAACTGGTCAATGACCAGGAGCGCTACCGCAAGAATATGCAGATACTCAACACCAATAATCCCAAGGAAAGCGAAAAGCGGGCCGAGTATCTGGAGCGGTTGACCAAGATTGAGGAACGGCTGGAGAAACTTGATAATACCATCCGGGAAACAAGCGAGAAACAACGGATTATCCGCGCCGAACTCAACCAGAAGGTACAGGGCTTTACGGAAGAATAA
- a CDS encoding mucoidy inhibitor MuiA family protein, whose translation MKTAYRIALGLIVALSAMLSNLSAEPPRNNRDSAAAPQKTLEVSSKIDRVTVYPDRALVTREVKTGNLVKGVYEVQVKDLPMPLQNESVRVTSSDPDNLKVIGLDIKTYQLERPPEDKIRALQDQLQQLQDALRVIDDNTRLLQAEREYLNAVKDAFLRAATQPSASGKEGTLEPRLAVKDYEEMLKYYTGKLRTNTEATMKEDLNRRETNKKIALVSNELSKLGIYQNTIPQKKSVKVNIEVLKDGDYGLALSYINFGVNWQASYDIRVFTEAKEMELIAYGVVTQNSGEDWLNASLSFSTARPALQGWLPELPPCYVNLPHNVEVMGKYNDLKREQSTLSQKDINYQVLLSNDGAQNSVVPARPPAPETTLGLGGTTIRTDLDKMMLNQYLPSDVASSFSSVVFHTPKRVDILSDGAPHRTSLWTNKLPVRFEYISTPKISPYVYLRALGTNKLATPILHGTINVFMGSDFIGSSQTASILPDEEFELTLTVDENLRVKRKLEEKEEKGPGFFGSSKHITYSFIIELENYKKENSIVTLVDQIPVSQNENITVELGQCSEQPVEKGKDGKLKWKFDLKPKETKKLTFTFTVSLPKNYDPAFYNETFTQDQGIQQLKMKKY comes from the coding sequence ATGAAAACGGCGTATCGGATAGCGCTGGGCCTGATTGTGGCCTTAAGCGCAATGCTCAGCAATCTGAGTGCGGAACCGCCCCGAAATAATCGGGACTCCGCTGCGGCTCCGCAGAAAACACTGGAGGTGTCCTCCAAGATCGACCGCGTCACGGTCTATCCGGACCGGGCCTTGGTCACCCGCGAGGTCAAGACCGGCAACCTTGTAAAGGGTGTCTATGAGGTCCAGGTCAAAGACCTGCCGATGCCGTTGCAGAACGAGTCGGTCCGCGTCACCAGCAGCGACCCGGACAACCTCAAGGTCATCGGTCTTGATATCAAAACCTATCAACTGGAAAGACCACCTGAGGATAAAATCCGCGCCCTGCAAGACCAGCTTCAACAACTCCAGGATGCACTGCGAGTGATTGACGACAATACCAGATTGTTGCAGGCAGAACGCGAGTATCTCAATGCGGTCAAAGACGCGTTCCTGCGGGCCGCCACCCAGCCATCGGCTTCCGGCAAAGAAGGCACGCTTGAACCCCGCCTGGCGGTCAAGGATTACGAAGAGATGCTCAAATACTATACCGGCAAACTGCGGACTAACACCGAGGCCACAATGAAGGAAGACCTGAACCGCCGCGAGACCAATAAGAAAATAGCGCTGGTTAGTAATGAATTGTCCAAGCTGGGTATCTATCAGAACACTATTCCCCAGAAGAAATCAGTCAAGGTGAATATCGAGGTGCTAAAGGACGGCGACTACGGTCTGGCCCTATCCTATATTAACTTCGGGGTCAACTGGCAGGCCAGTTACGACATCCGGGTATTTACCGAGGCCAAGGAGATGGAACTCATTGCCTATGGCGTGGTCACCCAGAACAGCGGCGAGGACTGGCTCAACGCCTCGCTCTCATTCTCGACGGCCCGTCCGGCGCTCCAGGGCTGGCTGCCTGAACTCCCGCCCTGCTATGTCAACCTGCCTCATAATGTTGAGGTGATGGGTAAATACAATGATTTAAAGAGAGAGCAAAGCACACTGTCACAGAAGGATATTAATTATCAGGTTTTACTTTCTAATGATGGCGCTCAAAATTCAGTAGTGCCAGCAAGGCCACCGGCACCAGAAACAACACTGGGATTAGGCGGAACGACCATCAGAACCGACCTGGATAAGATGATGCTCAACCAGTATCTGCCTTCGGATGTGGCCAGCAGTTTCAGTTCGGTGGTGTTCCACACGCCCAAGAGAGTGGATATCCTGTCCGACGGCGCGCCGCACCGGACCTCGCTTTGGACCAATAAACTCCCGGTCCGGTTTGAGTATATATCCACGCCCAAAATCAGCCCTTATGTTTACCTCAGGGCCCTGGGCACCAACAAGCTGGCCACGCCTATCCTGCACGGCACTATCAATGTGTTTATGGGCAGCGATTTTATCGGCTCGTCCCAGACCGCCAGCATCCTGCCGGATGAGGAGTTCGAACTGACCCTGACGGTCGATGAGAATCTCCGGGTCAAGCGCAAGCTGGAGGAAAAGGAAGAGAAAGGCCCGGGCTTCTTCGGCTCATCCAAACACATCACTTATTCCTTTATTATTGAGTTGGAAAATTATAAGAAGGAGAACAGTATTGTCACTCTGGTGGACCAGATTCCGGTCAGCCAGAATGAGAATATCACCGTAGAACTGGGCCAGTGTTCGGAACAGCCGGTTGAGAAGGGCAAGGACGGTAAACTCAAGTGGAAGTTCGACCTGAAGCCCAAGGAAACCAAGAAACTGACCTTTACGTTCACGGTTTCCCTACCCAAGAACTACGACCCGGCGTTTTATAACGAGACCTTTACCCAGGACCAGGGCATCCAACAGTTGAAGATGAAGAAATATTAG